From the genome of Tistrella mobilis:
GGGTCGGGCACTTGGCGCAGGATGGTGATCAGAGATGGCATCGGTTCCTCCTTGGAACCGAATAAAGAATCCATCTTTGACCATTCCGCTACCCGGGATTTTCAAATGCGATTCCCCTGGGCAACCGCCCGAGGGCAGGCCGTCGTTGACCTTGGGGCCGCACTTGCCTACATCTTGGATCCAAATAACGGGTGAGAAACCCGCGATCCGGTATCGACCTGCGAGGAGGTCCAGCAGATGGCCGCTTCCGACGCCGCCCTCACCTCGGGCAACGGCTCCGCCGGCACGCCCGGCCTGCCGCCGCTGACGCTGAGCGCCCGCGCCGCCCGCCACATCAACCGTATCGCCGAGAAGGAAGGCGTGACCGTCCGGCTGCGCATCGCCGTCTCGGGCGGTGGCTGCTCGGGCTTCCAGTACGAATTCTCGATCGACAAGGACGGCGTGCAGCCGGAAGACGTGGTGATCGCCCGCGACGGCGCCGAAGCGCTGGTCGACGAGGCGTCGATCCCGTTCATCATCGGCTCGGAGCTGGATTTCGTCGAGGATCTGACCGGCTCGCGCTTTGCGGTCACCAATCCCAATGCCACGGCCTCCTGCGGCTGCGGCACCTCGTTCAGCGTGTTCTGAGGCAGCCCGGCCCCGATGATCATCGCCACCTGGAACGTCAATTCGCTCAAGGCCCGTCTTGGTCATGTGCTCGACTGGCTGGCCGAAGCGACGCCGGACATCGTGCTGCTTCAGGAACTGAAGCTCGAGACCGACAAGTTCCCCGCGGCGGAGATCGAGGCGGCCGGCTATCATTTCGCCGCCCACGGCCAGAAGACCTATAACGGCGTCGCGATCCTGGCCAGGGCACCGATCACCGACGTCACCCGCGGCCTGCCGGGCTTCGAGGACGAGCAGGCGCGCTGGATCGAGGGCACGGTGGCGATCGGCGACCAGGGCGTGCGGGTGGCCAGCGTCTATGTGCCGAACGGCCAGTCGGTGACGTCGGAGAAGTTCCCCTACAAGCTCGCCTTCCTCGACGCCTTCGTCAGCCATGCCCGGTCGATGCTGGGCGATGCCAGCCGCCCGGCGGTGATCGGCGGCGATTTCAACATCGCGCCCGAGGCCGGCGATCTCTACGACCCCAAGGGCTGGGCCGGCGACGTGCTGTTCCATCCGGAAGAACGTCGCCGCTTCCGCGCCGTGCTCCACCAGGGCTGGACCGATGCCTTCCGCGCGCTTCATGCCGAAGCCGGCCGCTACAGCTGGTGGGATTACCGCGCCGGCATGTGGCAGAAGGATCACGGCCTGCGCATCGACCATCTTCTGCTCTCGCCCGAAGCCTGCGACCGGCTGGAAGCCGCCGATATCGATCGTGCCCCGCGCGGCCGCGACAAGGCGTCCGACCATACCCCGGTCTGGGCCCGGCTCACCGATCAGGCGCGCATCAACGCCCCCTATGGCGCGCCGGAAGGCGAAGCCGCCGCCTGAAACGGCGGCTTCTCCCCGGGAAAGGCTCAGTCGGTCACAGCCCCCTCGCTCGCCGGACGGGCCAGCTTGGCGAACTTCGACAGCACGCCGCGGGTATAGCGCGGTGCAGGCGGCGTCCAGGCCGCCCGGCGGGTCTCCAGCTCGGCATCGCTCACATTCAGCTGAATCAACTGGCGATGGGCGTCGATGGTGATCTCGTCGCCCTCCTTGACCAGCGCGATGGTGCCGCCCTCGCTCGCCTCGGGCGTCACGTGGCCGACCACCATGCCCCAGGTCGCGCCCGAGAACCGGCCATCGGTGATCAGCCCGACGCTCTCACCCAGCCCGCGGCCGATGATCGCCGAGGTCGGCGCCAGCATCTCGGGCATGCCCGGGCCGCCCTTCGGGCCCAGATAGCGCAGCACCACCACATCGCCCGGGCGGATCCGGTCGCCCAGGATCGCCTCCATCGCCGAAGGCTCGTCGTCGAACACCCGCGCCGGCCCGGTGATCACCGGGTTCTTCAGCCCGCTGATCTTGGCGACGGCACCTTCGGTCGCCAGGTTGCCCTTCAGGATGGCGAGATGGCCCTCGTCATAGATCGGCCGGCTGATCGGGCGGATCACCTCCTGATCGGCCCGCGGCTCGTCGGGCACATGCTCCAGCTCCTCGGCCAGCGTCCGGCCGGTGATGGTCATGCAGTCGCCATGGATCAGCCCGGCATTCAGCAGGATCTTCAGAACCTGCGGCACGCCGCCGGCCTTGTGCAGATCCACCGCCATGAACCGGCCCGAGGGCTTCAGATCGCAGATTACCGGCACCTTGCGGCGCACCCGCTCGAAATCGTCCAGCGACCATTCCACACCGGCGGCATGGGCGATCGCCAGATAATGCAGCACACCATTGGTCGAACCGCCGGTCGCCATCATCAGCGCCACGGCATTCTCGATCGATTTGCGGGTGATGATGTCGCGCGGGCAGAGGTTCGCCTCCACCGCCTTCACCAGCACCTCGGCCGCCCGCGCAGCACCCGCCACGATCTCCTCGTCCGGATTGGCCATGGATGAGGAATAGAGCAGCGCCATGCCCAGCGCTTCGAAGGACGAACTCATGGTGTTGGCGGTATACATGCCGCCGCAGGATCCGGTCGACGGGCAGGCATTGCGCTCGACGCCCTCGAAATCCTCTTGTGACATCCGGCCGGCCATGAAGGCGCCGACCGCTTCAAAGGCCGAGACGATCGACAGGTCCTGGCCCTTCCAGCGTCCCGGCTTGATCGTCCCGCCATAGACATAGATGCCCGGCACATTGCAGCGGGCGAGCGCGATCATCCCGCCCGGCATATTCTTGTCGCAGCCGCCGACCACCAGCACCCCGTCCAGCCACTGGCCCTGGACGCAGGTCTCGATGCAGTCGGCAATGACCTCGCGCGAGATCAGCGAGTACTTCATGCCCTCGGTGCCCATCGCCATGCCGTCCGAGATGGTGGGCGTGCCGAAGACCTGCGGATTGGCCCCTGCCGTCCTGACGGCAACCGTCGCGGCATCCACCAGCCGCTGCAGGCCGGCGTTGCAGGGCGTGATCGTGGAATGGCCGTTGGCGATGCCGATCATCGGCTTGTCGAAATCGGCCGCCTGATAGCCCAGGGCATAATACATCGCCCGGTTGGGCGAGCGTGCCACGCCCTGGGTGATGTTGGCGGACCGCCGGTTGTTCGCCATCTCCTCGTCTCCTCCCGCTTTGTGCCGCGGCATTCGGGGCTGCGGCTTCGATCCGCCCATTGTCGATGGATCGGCGGCGGGAGGAAACAGCTTCCGACGCCACGTGGACCCGTCAGGGCACGAGCACGGCCGCCCCCTGAAACCGGCCATGGCGCAGATCGTCGAGCGCGCGGTTGGCATCGGCCAACGGGTAGATGGTCGTCGAGGTCTTCACACCGGCCCGCGGCGCCAGCTCCAGGAATTCATGACCATCGGCACGGGTGAGATTGGCGACCGACACCAGCCGGCGTTCGCCCCAGAGCAGGCGGTAGGGGAAGGACGGGATGTCGCTCATATGGATGCCGCCGCAGACCACGATGCCGCCCTTGCGCACCGCGGCCAGTGCCTTCGGCACCAGATGGCCGACCGGCGCGAACAGGATCGCCGCATCCAGCTCCGCCGGCGGCGTCTGATCCGAGCCGCCGGCCCAGACCGCGCCCAGCGCCCGGGCATGGGCCTGCGCCGCGCTGTCGCCCGGGCTGGTAAAGGCAAAGACCTCCCGCCCCTGCCAGCGGCAGACCTGGGCGATGATATGGGCGGCGGCGCCGAAGCCGTAGAGCCCGATCCGGTCCGCCTCCCCCGCCATTTTGAGCGAGCGCCAGCCGATCAGCCCGGCACACATCAGCGGCGCCGTCGCCACCGGGTCCAGATCATCGGCCAGCGGAAAGGCGAAACCGGCATCGGCCAGCATGTGGGTCGCGAAGCCGCCATCGCGGGTATAGCCGGTGAATTCGGGGAAATCGCACAGGTTCTCGGCCCGCATGCCGCAATAGCGGCAGGTGCCGCAGGCATGCCCCAGCCAGGGCACCCCCACCCGCCGCCCGGCAAGCGACGGGTCGACGCCGGCGCCCAGCGCCTCGACCACGCCCACCACTTCATGCCCCGGCACCACCGGCAGTTTCGGGTCCGGCAGGTCGCCGTCGACCACATGCAGATCGGTGCGGCAGACCGCGCAGGCCAGAACCCGGACCAGGATCTGGCCGGGGCCCGGTTCGGGATCAGGCCGCGTCTCCATGACCAGCGCCGTTCCCGGCCGCTGCAGAACCATCGCCTTCATCTCGCCATCTCCCGCGGTGCCGTCACCTCGGCAGGCACTTTCGCACAGGGGCCGGGAGGGGGATTTGACCCCGGTCAAATCCGGTCAGGCGGTGCCGGCGATCATCGCCTTCAAGGCGTCGCCGTCCAGGGTCTCCTCTTCCAGCAGCCGATGGGCGGCACGGTCGAGCAGCGCCCGGCGTTCGGTCAGCGCGGCCACCGTCCGCTCGAAGGCCTGATCGACGATCTGGCGGACCTCGGCATCGATCGCCGCCGCCGTCACATCCGAAAAATCACGCGGCCGCGGCATGCCGGTCAGATCCTCCGGGCTGAGGAAGGATCGCCGGTCACGCTCCAGCGCCACCTGGCCCAGCGTCTCCGACATGCCATAGCGGGTGACCATGGCGCGGGCGATGTCGGTCACCTTGGCGAGATCGTCGGCCGCACCCGTCGAAAGATGATGATAGACCACCCATTCCGCCGCCCGGCCACCCAGCAGAACCGCCATCTTGTTTTCAAGCTCAGTCCGGGTCATCAGGAAGCGGTCCTCGGTCGGCCGCTGGATGGTATAGCCGAGCGCGCCGATGCCGCGCGGAATGATCGAAACCTTATGGACCGGATCGACCCCGGGCAGCACGCTCGCCATGATCGCATGGCCCATTTCGTGATGGGCCACGATCTCGCGCTCACGCGGGTTCAGGAGCCGGTTGCGCTTCTCAAGCCCCGCGACGATCCGCTCCACCGCGTCGTTGAAATCCTCCATGGTCACCGCGTCGCGGCCATGGCGGGTGGCGAGCAGCGCCGCCTCGTTGACCAGATTGGCGAGGTCCGCCCCGGTGAAGCCCGGCGTCAGCGCCGCCACCCTGGTCGCATCCACATCCGGGGCCAGATCGACCTTCTTCATATGGACGTTCAGGATCTGGATCCGCCCGGGCTTGTCGGGGCGGTCGACCAGAACCTGACGGTCGAAGCGGCCGGCGCGCATCAGTGCCGGATCCAGAATTTCCGGCCGGTTGGTCGCCGCCAGCAGAACCAGCCCCGATGACGGGTCGAAGCCGTCGAGTTCGACCAGCAGCTGGTTGAGGGTCTGCTCCTTCTCGTCCTGCCCGCCCGACATCGGCCCGATCGCCCGGGCGCGACCAAGCGCATCAAGCTCGTCGATGAAGATGATCGCCGGCGCCTTCTCCCGCGCCTGGGCGAAGAGGTCCCGCACCCGTGCGGCGCCCACGCCCACGAACATCTCGACGAATTCGGAGCCCGAGATCGAATAGAACGGCACCCCCGCCTCACCCGCCACCGCCCGGGCGAGCAGGGTCTTGCCGGTGCCGGGAGGACCGACCAGCAGAACACCCTTGGGCATGCGCGCGCCCAGCCGGCCATAGCCCTTCGGATCCTTCAGGAAGGCGACGATCTCTTTCAGCTCGTCTTTCGCCTCGTCGACGCCGGCGACATCGTCGAAGGTGACGCCGGTGTCGCGTTCGACATAGACCTTCGCCTTGCTCTTACCGACCTGCATCATGCCGCCGCCGAGCCCCGCCCCCATCCGCCTCAGGATGAAGATCCAGACGCCGGCGAACAGGGCGACCGGCAGCACCCACGAGAGCAGATCACGGAAGAAAGTATTCTCCACCTGCCCCTTCACCACCACGCCCTTGTCCTGAAGCTGGCGGGCGAGGTCGGGCTCCACACGGGTGGTGACGAAGCGGGTCTGGCCGCCTTCCAGCGGCTCCTTCAGCGTGCCCTGAATGAAGCGGTCCGACACCGCGACCTCGGCGATCTTCCCCTCGGTCAGATAGGTTTCGAACCGGCTGTAGGGGATCTCGGCGACCTGCCGGGCGGTGGTGAAGACATACTGGAACACCAGCAACGCGAACAGGGCCGCGAACCAGTACCAGAGGTGAAACTGCGTCTTCTTCTCCATCACCCGTCACCTTACCTCGTGCGATCTGCAATGATGCTAGCACCATCTGCCGGGGTGGGGGTGGCCGGGATCGCATATCAGCGACACGCCCTCACCTGCTTGCCAGAGCGGGTTTCTGCCGGTTAGGATAGGGATGTTTCCCTTTCGTTCCGGAGCAGCCGCTGATGTCCAGACGCGCCGGCAGTGCCGACCTGCCGCTTCATGGCGGCCGGGTGCCCGCCTGGCTGGGCCAGCGGATGACGAAGCTCGGCACGGTGATCACGCAGGCGATCATCCTGCATTACGGCCGTGACGAGTTCCTCCGCCGCCTGGCCCATCCCTTCTGGTTTCAGTCCTTCGGCGCAGTGATGGGCATGGACTGGCATTCCTCGGGCATCACCACCTCGGTGCTGGGGGCGCTGAAGCGCGGGCTGACGCCGCTGTCGGCAGAGCTTGGCCTGCATGTCTGCGGCGGCCGCGGCCGCCATTCCCGTGCCACACCGGATGAACTTCTGGCCGTCGGCAACCGCACCAGCCTCGACGGCAGCGCCCTGGCCCGGACCAGCCGGATGATCGCCAAGGTCGACAGCGCCGCCGTGCAGGACGGGTTCGACCTCTATCTTCACGGCTTCATCGTCGCCGATGACGGGCGGTGGGTGGTGGTGCAGCAGGGCATGAACGACGGCACCCGCCTCGCCCGCCGCTATCACTGGCTGTCGGAAGACCTGAAGAGTTTCGTCGAAGCCCCCCATGCCGCGATCGACGGCCGCAATCAGGGCCGGATCGTCAACCTGACCGACCGCCGCGCCGCCGCCTCGCGCATCGGACAGCTGGATCTGCTCCGGGATCTGGGGCCTGACGGCATCGTCCGGGAAGCCGCGGCCCTCACGCCTGCCCCGCCCGCACCCGCCACGGCCCAGCCGGAGCTGCCGCATCTGGTGATGCCCGATCGTCACGAGGTCCGGCCGGGAGACGTGATCCTGCGCCGCCTGCATGGCGCGCTTGCCGCCGCCGCCGAGGCGGGCCCCCGGGATTTCGCCGAACTGCTGATGGTCCCGGGCGTCGGCGCCCGGACGGTGCACTCGCTGGCCATGGTCGCCGAGCTGGTCCACGGCGCGCCCTGCCGCTTCGACGACCCGGCCCGTTTCTCGCTCGCCCATGGCGGCAAGGACCGGCAGCCCTTTCCGGTGCCCGTGCTGGTCTATGACCGGACCATTCAGGTGATGAAATCGGCGGTCGCAGCCGCATCCCTCGGCAATGACGAAAAGCTCGACGCCATCCGTCGCCTGGACGCCCAGGCACGGCGGCTGGAGCAGACCGCCGGCGGCCCGTCGCTGGACGCCTTCATCGCCGGGGAACGCCGCCGCTCCCACGACTATGGCGGCCGGAGCGTTTTCGGCCATGAACCGCCGCCGGCGGAAAGGACATCCCGCACAGAACGGGCGGGCGGCTGAAGGAACGGTGCGTTTCCGCGGGGACGAACAGACAGTCTCTGCCGCTCCGACTAGGATGATCGCCCCTGCCTGTCCGTTCCGACCGCCTGTCCGTTCCGACCGCCTGTCCGTTCCGACCTATTGAAGGACGCCCCGATGGCCGATCTCTCCGCCTTCTCGATCACCCGCAGCTGGCCCGCCACCCATCCGGACCGGATCCAGCTCTATTCCCTGGCCACGCCCAATGGCGTGAAGGTGTCGATCATGCTGGAAGAGACCGGCCTGCCTTACGAGGCACATCTGATCGACATCATGAAGAACGAGACCTGGACGCCGGAATTCCTGTCGCTCAATCCGAACGGCAAGATCCCGGCGATCATCGATCCCGCCGGCCCCGACGGCCGGCCGGTCGGCCTGTTCGAATCCGGCGCCATCCTGCTCTATCTGGCGGAAAAGACCGGCCGCTTCCTGCCCGCCGATCCCGTCGCCCGGATCGAAACCATCCAGTGGGTGTTCTTCCAGATGGCGGCGGTCGGGCCGATGTTCGGCCAGCTCGGCTTCTTCCACAAATTCGCCGGCCGCGAGATCGAGGACAAGCGCCCGCTGGAGCGCTACCGCGCCGAAAGCGA
Proteins encoded in this window:
- a CDS encoding HesB/IscA family protein; the protein is MAASDAALTSGNGSAGTPGLPPLTLSARAARHINRIAEKEGVTVRLRIAVSGGGCSGFQYEFSIDKDGVQPEDVVIARDGAEALVDEASIPFIIGSELDFVEDLTGSRFAVTNPNATASCGCGTSFSVF
- the xth gene encoding exodeoxyribonuclease III, producing MIIATWNVNSLKARLGHVLDWLAEATPDIVLLQELKLETDKFPAAEIEAAGYHFAAHGQKTYNGVAILARAPITDVTRGLPGFEDEQARWIEGTVAIGDQGVRVASVYVPNGQSVTSEKFPYKLAFLDAFVSHARSMLGDASRPAVIGGDFNIAPEAGDLYDPKGWAGDVLFHPEERRRFRAVLHQGWTDAFRALHAEAGRYSWWDYRAGMWQKDHGLRIDHLLLSPEACDRLEAADIDRAPRGRDKASDHTPVWARLTDQARINAPYGAPEGEAAA
- the ilvD gene encoding dihydroxy-acid dehydratase produces the protein MANNRRSANITQGVARSPNRAMYYALGYQAADFDKPMIGIANGHSTITPCNAGLQRLVDAATVAVRTAGANPQVFGTPTISDGMAMGTEGMKYSLISREVIADCIETCVQGQWLDGVLVVGGCDKNMPGGMIALARCNVPGIYVYGGTIKPGRWKGQDLSIVSAFEAVGAFMAGRMSQEDFEGVERNACPSTGSCGGMYTANTMSSSFEALGMALLYSSSMANPDEEIVAGAARAAEVLVKAVEANLCPRDIITRKSIENAVALMMATGGSTNGVLHYLAIAHAAGVEWSLDDFERVRRKVPVICDLKPSGRFMAVDLHKAGGVPQVLKILLNAGLIHGDCMTITGRTLAEELEHVPDEPRADQEVIRPISRPIYDEGHLAILKGNLATEGAVAKISGLKNPVITGPARVFDDEPSAMEAILGDRIRPGDVVVLRYLGPKGGPGMPEMLAPTSAIIGRGLGESVGLITDGRFSGATWGMVVGHVTPEASEGGTIALVKEGDEITIDAHRQLIQLNVSDAELETRRAAWTPPAPRYTRGVLSKFAKLARPASEGAVTD
- a CDS encoding zinc-dependent alcohol dehydrogenase family protein; its protein translation is MKAMVLQRPGTALVMETRPDPEPGPGQILVRVLACAVCRTDLHVVDGDLPDPKLPVVPGHEVVGVVEALGAGVDPSLAGRRVGVPWLGHACGTCRYCGMRAENLCDFPEFTGYTRDGGFATHMLADAGFAFPLADDLDPVATAPLMCAGLIGWRSLKMAGEADRIGLYGFGAAAHIIAQVCRWQGREVFAFTSPGDSAAQAHARALGAVWAGGSDQTPPAELDAAILFAPVGHLVPKALAAVRKGGIVVCGGIHMSDIPSFPYRLLWGERRLVSVANLTRADGHEFLELAPRAGVKTSTTIYPLADANRALDDLRHGRFQGAAVLVP
- the ftsH gene encoding ATP-dependent zinc metalloprotease FtsH; translated protein: MEKKTQFHLWYWFAALFALLVFQYVFTTARQVAEIPYSRFETYLTEGKIAEVAVSDRFIQGTLKEPLEGGQTRFVTTRVEPDLARQLQDKGVVVKGQVENTFFRDLLSWVLPVALFAGVWIFILRRMGAGLGGGMMQVGKSKAKVYVERDTGVTFDDVAGVDEAKDELKEIVAFLKDPKGYGRLGARMPKGVLLVGPPGTGKTLLARAVAGEAGVPFYSISGSEFVEMFVGVGAARVRDLFAQAREKAPAIIFIDELDALGRARAIGPMSGGQDEKEQTLNQLLVELDGFDPSSGLVLLAATNRPEILDPALMRAGRFDRQVLVDRPDKPGRIQILNVHMKKVDLAPDVDATRVAALTPGFTGADLANLVNEAALLATRHGRDAVTMEDFNDAVERIVAGLEKRNRLLNPREREIVAHHEMGHAIMASVLPGVDPVHKVSIIPRGIGALGYTIQRPTEDRFLMTRTELENKMAVLLGGRAAEWVVYHHLSTGAADDLAKVTDIARAMVTRYGMSETLGQVALERDRRSFLSPEDLTGMPRPRDFSDVTAAAIDAEVRQIVDQAFERTVAALTERRALLDRAAHRLLEEETLDGDALKAMIAGTA
- a CDS encoding DUF763 domain-containing protein; its protein translation is MSRRAGSADLPLHGGRVPAWLGQRMTKLGTVITQAIILHYGRDEFLRRLAHPFWFQSFGAVMGMDWHSSGITTSVLGALKRGLTPLSAELGLHVCGGRGRHSRATPDELLAVGNRTSLDGSALARTSRMIAKVDSAAVQDGFDLYLHGFIVADDGRWVVVQQGMNDGTRLARRYHWLSEDLKSFVEAPHAAIDGRNQGRIVNLTDRRAAASRIGQLDLLRDLGPDGIVREAAALTPAPPAPATAQPELPHLVMPDRHEVRPGDVILRRLHGALAAAAEAGPRDFAELLMVPGVGARTVHSLAMVAELVHGAPCRFDDPARFSLAHGGKDRQPFPVPVLVYDRTIQVMKSAVAAASLGNDEKLDAIRRLDAQARRLEQTAGGPSLDAFIAGERRRSHDYGGRSVFGHEPPPAERTSRTERAGG
- a CDS encoding glutathione S-transferase N-terminal domain-containing protein, translating into MADLSAFSITRSWPATHPDRIQLYSLATPNGVKVSIMLEETGLPYEAHLIDIMKNETWTPEFLSLNPNGKIPAIIDPAGPDGRPVGLFESGAILLYLAEKTGRFLPADPVARIETIQWVFFQMAAVGPMFGQLGFFHKFAGREIEDKRPLERYRAESERLLGVLESRLDGRDWIMGDDYTIADISLLGWVRNLIGFYGAGDLVHFEKLVNVPAWLERGLARPAVQRGLDIPKRPA